A stretch of Bradyrhizobium sp. AZCC 2262 DNA encodes these proteins:
- a CDS encoding GntR family transcriptional regulator: protein MADADIAIVRIAPETSFKNKAYEALKEAILKMDIYATPEQVMLDERALSERLGVSRTPIREAIAMLEQDGFVKTVPRRGIVVVRRTKTEIVDMIRAWAALESMAARLITTTARKKDITALRDFFKDFGKDRLPQDHVEEYSKANIAFHQALISLSESPVLVDMTNDILLHVRGYRQLTIGRKDRTATSLPEHLGIIEALEARDTELAEKRARDHTLGLAAYVEAHGQELFS from the coding sequence ATGGCTGATGCAGATATCGCGATCGTCCGGATTGCACCCGAGACGAGCTTCAAGAACAAGGCCTACGAGGCCTTGAAGGAAGCCATTCTCAAGATGGATATCTATGCGACGCCCGAGCAGGTGATGCTCGACGAGCGCGCTCTGTCGGAGCGTCTCGGCGTCAGCCGCACCCCTATTCGCGAAGCCATCGCGATGCTGGAGCAGGACGGCTTCGTCAAAACCGTGCCGCGCCGCGGCATCGTCGTGGTCCGCCGCACCAAGACCGAGATCGTCGACATGATCCGCGCTTGGGCCGCGCTCGAGAGCATGGCCGCGCGCCTGATCACGACCACCGCGCGCAAGAAGGACATCACGGCGCTGCGCGACTTCTTCAAGGATTTTGGCAAGGATCGTCTGCCGCAGGATCATGTCGAGGAATACTCCAAGGCCAATATCGCGTTCCATCAAGCGCTGATCTCGCTTTCGGAATCGCCGGTGCTGGTCGACATGACCAACGATATCCTTTTGCACGTGCGCGGCTACCGGCAACTGACCATCGGGCGGAAGGATCGCACCGCGACCTCCCTGCCCGAGCATCTCGGGATCATCGAGGCGCTGGAAGCACGCGACACCGAACTCGCCGAGAAACGCGCACGCGACCATACGCTGGGCCTTGCCGCCTATGTCGAAGCGCACGGCCAGGAACTGTTTAGCTAA
- the frc gene encoding formyl-CoA transferase has product MTKALKGVRILDFTHVQSGPTCTQLLAWFGADVIKVERPGVGDITRGQLQDIPNVDSLYFTMLNHNKRSITLDTKNPKGKEVLTALIKTCDVLVENFGPGVLDRMGFPWEKIHAINPKMIVASIKGFGPGPFEDCKVYENVAQCTGGAASTTGFRDGLPLVTGAQIGDSGTGLHLALGIVTALYQRTMTGQGQKVTAAMQDGVLNLARVKLRDQQRLAHGPLKEYSQYGEGIPFGDAVPRAGNDSGGGQPGRIVKCKGWETDPNAYLYFITQAPVWEKICDVIGEPGWKTHPDYAKPPARLSRLNEIFARIEQWTMTKTKFEAMEILNRDDIPCGPILSMKEIIEDQSLRATGTVVEVDHPTRGKYISVGNPIKLSDSPSEVSRSPLLGEHTDEILRQVLGFSDHQVAEIHDSGALDPPRKQAAE; this is encoded by the coding sequence ATGACAAAGGCGCTCAAGGGCGTTCGCATTCTCGATTTCACCCACGTTCAGTCGGGCCCGACCTGCACGCAGTTGCTGGCCTGGTTCGGCGCCGACGTGATCAAGGTCGAGCGCCCCGGCGTCGGCGACATCACGCGTGGCCAGTTGCAGGACATTCCCAATGTGGACAGCCTGTATTTCACCATGCTGAACCACAACAAGCGCTCGATCACGCTCGACACCAAGAACCCGAAGGGCAAGGAAGTCCTCACCGCGCTGATCAAGACCTGCGACGTGCTGGTGGAAAATTTCGGCCCCGGCGTGCTCGACCGCATGGGTTTTCCGTGGGAGAAGATCCACGCCATCAATCCGAAGATGATCGTGGCCTCGATCAAGGGTTTCGGCCCCGGACCTTTCGAAGACTGCAAGGTGTATGAGAACGTAGCCCAGTGCACCGGCGGCGCGGCCTCGACCACCGGCTTCCGCGACGGGCTGCCGCTCGTCACCGGCGCGCAGATCGGCGACAGCGGCACCGGGTTGCATCTGGCGCTGGGCATCGTCACCGCACTCTATCAGCGCACCATGACCGGCCAGGGCCAGAAGGTCACCGCCGCGATGCAGGACGGCGTCTTGAACCTCGCGCGCGTAAAACTGCGCGACCAGCAGCGCCTCGCACATGGCCCGCTGAAGGAATACAGCCAGTATGGCGAAGGCATTCCGTTCGGCGACGCAGTGCCGCGCGCCGGCAACGATTCAGGCGGCGGCCAGCCCGGCCGCATCGTCAAGTGCAAGGGCTGGGAGACCGATCCCAACGCGTATCTCTATTTCATCACCCAGGCGCCGGTGTGGGAGAAGATCTGCGACGTGATCGGCGAGCCCGGCTGGAAGACCCATCCCGACTACGCCAAGCCGCCGGCCCGGCTGTCGCGCCTGAACGAGATCTTCGCGCGGATCGAGCAGTGGACGATGACGAAGACCAAGTTCGAGGCGATGGAAATCCTCAACAGGGACGACATCCCGTGCGGCCCGATCCTGTCGATGAAGGAGATTATCGAGGACCAGTCGCTACGCGCCACCGGCACCGTGGTTGAGGTCGATCATCCGACCCGCGGCAAGTACATCTCGGTCGGCAACCCGATCAAATTGTCGGACTCACCGAGCGAGGTGAGCCGTTCGCCGCTGCTCGGCGAGCACACCGACGAGATCCTGCGCCAGGTGCTCGGCTTCTCCGACCACCAGGTGGCCGAAATCCACGATTCCGGCGCGCTCGACCCGCCGCGGAAGCAGGCGGCCGAATAA
- the oxc gene encoding oxalyl-CoA decarboxylase: protein MLNTATKSEAPGTEQELTDGFHLVIDALKLNGINTIYGVPGIPITDLGRMMQAEGIRVLSFRHEQNAGYAASIAGYLTKKPGVCLTVSAPGFLNGLTALAHATTNCFPMILISGSSEREIVDLQQGDYEEMDQLAVAKPLCKAAFRVLHAADIGIGLARAIRAAVSGRPGGVYLDLPAKLFGQVMDAAAGANSLVKVIDAAPAQIPAPSAVKRALDVLKGAKRPLIILGKGAAYAQADDEIRAFVEKTGAPFLQMSMAKGLLPDTHAQSAGAARSTVLKDADVVMLIGARLNWLLSHGKGKTWGDAPKKFIQIDIEPKEMDSNVEIVAPVVGDIGSCVSALLEGMGGNWPAAPADWVNTVNKKRDDNVAKMAPKLMSNASPMDYHGALGALRTIIKERPDAILVNEGANTLDLARGVIDMYKPRKRLDVGTWGVMGIGMGYSIAAAVETGKPVLAIEGDSAFGFSGMEIETICRYQLPVCIVIFNNDGIYRGTDVNAGGSDPATTVFVKGSRYDKMMEAFGGVGINATSPDELKRAVNAAMDSGKPTLINAVIDPAAGSESGRIGNLNPQSVLKKK from the coding sequence ATGCTGAATACCGCGACCAAGTCCGAAGCACCGGGCACCGAGCAGGAGCTGACGGATGGCTTTCATCTCGTTATCGATGCGCTCAAGCTGAACGGCATCAACACCATCTATGGTGTGCCGGGCATCCCGATCACGGACCTCGGCCGCATGATGCAAGCCGAGGGCATTCGCGTGCTGTCGTTCCGCCACGAGCAGAACGCCGGCTACGCCGCCTCGATCGCCGGCTATTTGACCAAGAAACCGGGCGTCTGCCTCACCGTCTCGGCGCCCGGCTTCCTCAACGGCCTCACCGCGCTGGCCCACGCCACCACCAACTGCTTCCCGATGATCCTGATCTCGGGCTCCTCCGAACGCGAAATCGTCGACCTGCAGCAGGGCGACTATGAAGAGATGGACCAGCTTGCGGTCGCCAAGCCGCTCTGCAAGGCCGCCTTCCGCGTCCTGCACGCCGCCGACATCGGTATCGGGCTGGCACGTGCGATCCGTGCCGCCGTCTCGGGCCGCCCGGGTGGCGTCTATCTCGACCTGCCCGCAAAACTTTTCGGCCAGGTGATGGACGCGGCTGCCGGCGCGAACTCGCTGGTGAAGGTGATCGACGCAGCACCCGCCCAGATCCCTGCCCCGTCGGCCGTCAAGCGCGCGCTCGACGTGCTCAAGGGTGCGAAACGCCCCCTCATCATTCTCGGCAAGGGCGCAGCCTATGCGCAGGCCGACGACGAGATTCGCGCCTTCGTCGAAAAGACCGGCGCCCCGTTCCTGCAGATGAGCATGGCCAAGGGCTTGCTGCCTGACACGCATGCGCAGTCGGCCGGCGCGGCGCGCTCGACCGTGCTGAAGGATGCCGACGTCGTCATGCTGATCGGCGCCCGGCTCAACTGGCTGCTGTCGCACGGCAAGGGCAAGACCTGGGGTGATGCCCCGAAGAAATTCATCCAGATCGACATCGAGCCCAAGGAAATGGACTCCAACGTCGAGATCGTGGCCCCCGTGGTCGGCGACATCGGCTCCTGCGTCTCCGCCCTGCTCGAGGGCATGGGCGGCAACTGGCCGGCTGCGCCCGCCGACTGGGTCAACACCGTCAACAAGAAGCGTGACGACAACGTTGCCAAGATGGCGCCGAAGCTGATGAGCAACGCGTCGCCGATGGATTATCACGGCGCGCTCGGCGCACTGCGCACCATCATCAAGGAGCGGCCCGACGCTATCCTGGTCAACGAGGGCGCCAATACGCTCGACCTCGCCCGCGGCGTCATCGACATGTACAAGCCGCGCAAGCGGCTCGACGTCGGCACTTGGGGCGTGATGGGCATCGGCATGGGCTATTCGATCGCGGCCGCCGTCGAGACCGGCAAGCCGGTGCTGGCGATCGAGGGCGACTCGGCCTTCGGCTTCTCCGGCATGGAGATCGAGACCATCTGCCGCTACCAGCTTCCGGTCTGCATCGTCATCTTCAACAATGACGGCATCTATCGCGGCACCGACGTCAATGCGGGCGGCTCCGATCCGGCGACGACGGTGTTCGTCAAGGGCTCGCGCTACGACAAGATGATGGAAGCCTTCGGCGGCGTCGGCATCAACGCCACCTCGCCCGACGAATTGAAGCGCGCCGTCAACGCCGCGATGGATTCCGGCAAGCCGACGCTGATCAACGCGGTGATCGACCCGGCGGCCGGCTCCGAGAGCGGCCGCATCGGCAACCTCAATCCGCAAAGCGTTCTGAAAAAGAAATAG